One Hemitrygon akajei chromosome 21, sHemAka1.3, whole genome shotgun sequence genomic region harbors:
- the pcbd1 gene encoding pterin-4-alpha-carbinolamine dehydratase, with product MAGKAHRLNPEQREQLLPNLRAVGWTEVEGRDAIYKEFVFKNFNQAFGFMTRVALQAEKMDHHPEWFNVYNKVHITLSTHECGGLSERDIKLATFMEEATVGH from the exons ATG GCGGGAAAGGCGCACAGACTGAATCCCGAGCAACGAGAGCAGCTGCTGCCCAATCTCAGGGCTGTGGGTTGGACTGAAGTTGAGGGCAGAGATGCAATTTATAAGGAGTTTGTCTTTAAAAACTTTAACCAG gcTTTTGGTTTCATGACAAGAGTGGCACTGCAAGCAGAGAAAATGGATCATCACCCGGAATGGTTCAACGTCTATAACAAG GTCCACATAACTCTAAGCACACACGAGTGTGGCGGGCTCTCTGAGCGAGACATTAAACTAGCTACCTTCATGGAAGAAGCCACGGTTGGTCATTGA